The sequence below is a genomic window from Silene latifolia isolate original U9 population chromosome 7, ASM4854445v1, whole genome shotgun sequence.
CAATTGATCAATCAAATTCGCAAAAACAAACAAGATAACATACTATTATACTAACGATAATATTGTTAGTTAATCAAACAAATGGAGTAAAAAGTAAATAACAggaaccaacaaaaaaaaaacaaatctacAAGATATAGAATAATGAGCTCGAATTAAACATAGATTTATACAAATCAAACATTAATAATAAGAAGAGTGAAATGAGTGATAACGAAAGATAAAGTGCTTACTATTCTTGATTCATGGTTGATTGATTGGTGAATTGATCAAAATTAGTGACGCGGAAACCCTAATTTCGAATTCGATTTGATTAGTAATGAAGAGAGAGAGATATTTGGGGGAAATAGTCGTCAAAGCACTCAAAGGTTTAAAAGTAAAGTTATATTGTGAGTTGTCACGTACAGTATATAGCAGGGAAGGGAATTTAGAGCTGGCAAATAATGatacgacacgaaaacacgatacGAAtctgacacgaaattaacggaTTTGGGTTTAGgtttaatgacccatttatgtaagtgggtcgacacgaacacgacacgataattaattgggttgggtttgggttgagctctctaaacacgaacccgacacgaatgacttgtttactaaattaatcctattTTTTCTTGATTCTCcgtcacataaatatacttaaactttccaAATAAGGGCATGGCACGAAAACActacacgaacccgacacgaaattaacgggttagggttgaggcttgatgacccatttatgtaagtgggtcgacacgaacacgacacgagatttaattgggtcgggtttaggTTGAAGCCTGAAAGGTTCATTAGGATAATATCATTTTCTAAACAACGGCCTAACAATGTCCATTCCGTTGGTATAGTCTAGGTTGTGATAGTTTGTTGCAAGGGTTAATTAGGATAATATCATTTTCTAAACAACGGTACGGTATAGAAAAACCGAGTGATAAATAGAGAAAGAAATACGACATTACcaattataaaaaataaaaaagtgtTTGATAATTGCTCAATTATCTTAATAAAGATTAATATAAAAATTAATTATTATAAGTGTTGCACCTCAATTCAAAATTTCGTATCACCTAGAACTTTTATAATTCCTAAAAACTTTGCATTTCACAAAATCTTTGATACACTTATTAGGTCAGAAATTTTTACAACCTTTATATCAAGCATTATGCAAAATAGATTTATCTTTATAAAAACGATCAACAACCTACGTATTTTAATATTACACCAAGGATACGGGTCAAAACGTTGAAAAATAATAGTGTCTTTATCTCAATTATATTGCTCCATTTTTCCTCTAAACTTATCCCAAAATTATtgttaattttttaaaatttagagcatgtttggcctcgattctcaaaaatgagtttttgtttttcaagcttaatttttcaaaagtgtttttcaaaagcagaaacaacaaatagccgcttctatttctatgggcaaaaatatggatttttagtttttgagattttttgtttaacttttagaaaattatgcgtttggccaaaaagtgtttttgagtccaaaaacacttttacaaactagGCCAAACACACACTTAGTAAATATTTATGCTATAACTCACTCATCCTTgctattttattaatttttcttaACTCCACTCAAAAGAGAAAGTGAGGCAATATAAATGACCAAATGAGACAAATAGAGTAATTCCCAAGATAAATAAACATTTTTTAGGTCGACCTTATGTACATACTTTATATTTGAGACCATTGTTGTGATATAACCCGGCCAATGACCGAGCTTGAAATCTAGCTTATATTGTCactataaaaaaaaaagagtctaTTTAAACAACCCCATGATAAATTCTCGAAAGCCATTGTTAGATATGACCCGGGCAGCGCCCGGGCTTGAACAGTAGTATATTATaaaactggttgtatatacaacttatttaatATAATTGAACTTTATTATAAAGTTGTCGAgttttattaacaaaattatcgagctgtggtacaaagttattgagcttaacagaacAATTATTAACCtaacttgtaaaataactcaacaactttgtataagagctcaacaactttaAAACGGTTGTACAATAGTACTACTTTACACCGATTTTAGGATACTACGAAGTATTTGTGAATGTAAAGCCCTAAATCTAATTTGAAGCCCTCCCCAAAATTGCCCCCTATTAAAACCATCAACAAGGTTAAAACATTTCCCTGGAAACAAACCACCAAGTCGCGATGAAAACCACGAAAACAAAAACCACCAAGTCAAAATCAATGAAAACCACCAAGTTGGCGAAAGCAATGAAAACCACCAAGTCGCCAACCCTCGCAAAAGCAATGAAGAAAACCACGGCGAAAGCAATGAAAACCACCGAGTCACCAACCCTCGCAAAAGAAATGAATAACACGGCGGAGGACACCACCGACGACACTAACAGAGCTCTAACAACCACCCCTTTCTCCGAGCTCGTACCGGCTTTATCCGACCAGGTTCTCGAAGCATTAGATCGGTGCGGTTTTCACTTTTGCACGCCGGTTCAAGCTGCCACTATACCTCCGCTGCTCAGCTACAAAGACGTGGCGGTCGATGCCGCCACCGGTTCAGGCAAAACCCTAGCTTTTGTTGTTCCTCTTGTCGAAATTCTCCGACGCTTTTCTACTCCCCTTAAACCTCACAAGGTTTGCGcgctctctccctctctctcaaTTTACGGCGTGCGTGCTTTTTGTTTCGTTGTATTCGGTGTCGATGATTAGTAATGTAATAAAGTAAACTCGGAAATCGAATCGACAATTTTAAGCCAGCCTTCGTTTCGGCACTAGTTGTATATACTGTATTTTATTTCCCTACAGGTTTAGGATATTGGTAGTAGTATTTTTTTATAATTGGAATTGGAATTTTGAGCTGTAGACTGATATTCTCTTCTTTCCGGTTTAATTTCCGCTCATTTCAGTTCAGTTAAGTTTCATTCAATTAGTTCAGCTCAGTTGAATCAGCTGAAAAGAATAGGGCCCGTGTATACTAGATTATCGTACGCCCCAACCAGTAAGAAGCCTTGATTGTGATTCTTCTTAGACTTAGGCCTTGTTTGGATGGAAAAAAAGGAGGGAAAAGAAGGGGAGGGaggaggagggaagagaaaggaagggaaggggaggggagggagaatggaggagatgattttccctccaaatcttgcctatgttggtggggaaataatttgccttgtaggagggaaatggagggatccatttcccctccccctccaaatccctctaccttcattttgctaaccaaacaatggatttcccatccttccaattccctcccctcactttccctccaaatctctcaatccaaacacacccttagggtatgtttggatagtaaaagtggagggaaagggaggggagggagaaagagggaagagaaagggatggaagggaaggggagggagaatggaggaggtcattttccctccaaatcttgcctttgttggagaggaaataatttggcttggaggggggaagtggagggattcattttccctcccctcaaaatccctccacctccattttgctaaccaaacaaaggatttATCATCCCTTCCTTTTCCTCCTCTCTCTTTCCTTCCAAATCCTCTTATCCAAACAAACCCTTAGGGAGAATATGATCAATTCTATTATTCTCATTGGGCATAGTACACGATGAACGAGTACACTCGTTATATTAAGATTTTCTCTGCAAGTGTTATTTTGTAGTCTTTTGATTCTATTAGAGTATTAGTGCAATGTAATAGACCTATAACTAAAATCTTGTCGAAGAAATTTCGGAAGGGTGAATTGCTAATTTACTCTTTGTTTCGATACGAAAAAAGAGTAGAGAGTTCTCTATGTCGAAAAGATTTGAATTGGACTTGTATGAGCGAAAATTGATCCTTCCATTCGATCATCTTAAACTCACTCAACTCAACTTGCTAACCAAACTGGAGATTTTGTGCTCCTCTCATTCTCTCAAATTTCTTCTATTCAAATAAAGGGTTAATTTGCCGTATAATTAATGATTGTTTTTCTAGGAAAATGTAAAGTATTTATAAGTTTGTAGTGAATTTGTAGAAGGTAGGAATCCATCTTTACACAGATCAAGTGTGATTTGTCCTAAGACGATGAAAGCTATTGCAGCAGTTAGACTTATGTTATTCTTTGCCGGTTCTAAAACTTTGAGAGGGCCATTCTCAAATTGATGAATATTTTAATAATTACCCTTCTAAATCTCTAACTGAAAAAAATGCAAATGGTGGGGATGATGAGTTTATGGCAGAGGTTGGGACTTGGGAGACCATACCCTGCCAAACGCAACGGGTATCCAAATTATCAGCTGTATCCCCTGTAGAGGGCTTCATCAGTTCAGGTATGCTCATTCATGTGTTTATCTTGGACTATTTCGCAGGTGCTGGGGGTAATTATCTCACCCACCAGAGAGTTGTCAATACAAATATATAATGTAGCGCTGCCTTTTATTTCGACCCTGCCAAATGTGAAAACTATGCTTCTTGTTGGAGGAACGGAAGTTAAAGAAGATGTCAAGAAAATAGAGGTAAATGGGGCAAATGTGTTGATCGGGACACCAGGAAGGTTGGCTGACATCATGGATCGAATGGACGAGTTGGACTTCCGTGACCTTGAGGTATGCATTCTAAATTTCTAATCAAACTTTTTTGTTGGGTTGTGAGGTGTGACCTTGAGGTTGTTTTAGCTCAGTGTAGGGATTATACTTATATGAGTATTTGTGTTTGTATTGCTTGATGTTGTAGGTTTTGATTTTGGATGAGGCAGACAGACTTCTGGATATGGGGTTTCAAAAGCAGTTAAATTCAATTATTTCTCGCTTACCGAAGCAACGTAGAACTGGTCTGTTCTCTGCGACACAGACGGAGGCTGTTGAGGAACTTGCTAAAGCTGGATTAAGAAATCCTGTTCGGGTTGGAGTTCAAGTACAAACAAAATCAAGCACTTCTAAGACACCGTCGGGCTTGTATATTGAGGTATCGAGGTTCATAAGGTTATGTAGATCACTCGTACGTTCTGAAGATGTCTCACTTTCTGACTCTTATTTGTGTTTCGCAGTACCTGGAGTGTGAAGCAGATAAGAAATCGTCGGAACTAGTTGACCTTCTTGTCAAGtataaatccaaaaaaattataGTGAGTTTCAAATTTGTTCTGTCTATAAAATGTCCTTGGACCTATTCAACTGGGGGAGTTGACATATGGTTGATGCCTTTGTGCAGATACTTTATGACCTGTGCTTCAGTTGATTACTGGGGAGTTGTTCTCCCACGGCTTTCTCTTCTAAAGAAGCACCCGTTAATCCCTCTTCACGGACAAATGAAAcaagtatgaaatcaagtatctCACTGAGATTTATGTCTTAAATGATATTGCCACAATTTAATTATTGTTTCTGTTGCTGTATATTCTTACTTGTTGATGATAATTTTTACCTTCCCAGCAAGCTAGGGAGAAAGCATTGGCTTCATTTACAAGTCTTTCAAATGGTGCTCTTCTCTGTACTGATGTTGCTGCTCGTGGTTTGGATATCCCAGGCGTTGACTGCATTGTGCAGGTAAGAGTGATTCCTAGGACGTATATATTGAAGTTTATATTTTTATTGAAGTTGATTACTGTGAATCATTTACTTGGATAAAAGTACAAAAACATATTATTTTCTATTTTTGGCTTGTTTCTGGGGCTGAGCAAAAATTAGCTGTTACTTCCTCTGTTCCATATGGTTGTATACTTTTTTCAAAATATGAGTGGAATTTGGAAAATGTATACAACCAtatggaacggaggaagtatcTTATTTGGAGTCTGGGTTAATATTGGGTTTCATTCAACAAAACCTCATCTTGTCTGGCATACTACCACTGTAGTTCTTTAGTTCACTATTTTGCTACTACGATTGTGTGGGAATCTTCAATTTACCATGATATAGGGCTTTAGCCTTTTAGGTACACAAATGACGGAGTTACATATCAGCACGAAGCTCTAATATTTGAAATTGCATAACTTAATCATATCGTGTTCTTTTGGATTGCAGTATGACCCTCCCCAAGATCCAAATGTATTTGTTCATAGAGTAGGACGAACTGCACGATTGGGGAAACGGGGAAGTGCAATTGTTTTCCTGTTGCCTAAGGTAATTTGAGATGTATGTTCTATAGCTTCAGGTCTTCAGAGTGATGGTTGGATATGAAGGGTGAAGCTCTATGTTGGAAACGTATTTATTTTCCTAATCGTTTTGTTTATTGATTGTATTAAATTGTAGGAGGAAGCCTATGCGGAATTTCTGCGTATAAGAAGGGTTCCGCTTCAAGAAAGAAAGTGCTCTGATGACGCTGTTGATGTCGTTCCGCAGGTGTGCATTTGATATTTGGAGTGTTACTTCAGCGCCTCTGCGGTTTCTTGCTTTATGCATATATATATAGGATAGCTTAGTTAGTGTCTTTAACTCCATCAAACATTTGTATATACCTAAAAGTTAAATCTTAAACACAAATATTCGTGTATCCTTCTTTTAATTATATGGTCAATGGCTAATTGATTTGTTTCATGTATGAGACTGTCTCATACAATTACAAGACTAATTGTAAAAAGTAAACTACACAAGCAATGGAAAACTAATCCTTCGTCTTTAATCTGGTGTATCTCAGATAAGGACTGCTGCAAAAAATGATCGTGATGTTATGGAGAAAGGACTTAAAGCCTTTGTCTCCTTCGTCCATGCATATAAGAAGCATCAGTGCTCTTTTATATTCAGGTACGACATTAGGAAATTTGTTTTGGTTGATTACATCTTATGGATTTCGTCCAAAACTTATTAGTGGAATACTTTTGTCGATTGTAGATGGAAGGGACTTGAAATTGGAAAGTTAGCCATGGGTTTTGGGTTATTGCAGCTTCCTTCTTTGTCAGAACTGAAGACTCACTCTCTGTCAACTAAAGAGTTTACTCCAGCTGAAGGTGTAAAGTTGGAGGAAATCAAGTTTAAGTAAAAATTTCCTAACCCTTCCTCTCTGTCTTACCAGCCTAGTTTTTAGCTATTCTTCATCCATCAGACTGAAGTTGGTGGTATTATATATGGGTCTGAGAATCTGCTGCATCCTGGTGTCGGTAATCAAGTTGCAACTGTGTCTAGCATTTCAATGCATTTTTGGCAACCTTGAAAACTTTCATATATTAAGTGTGATCTTGGACTCCTGGCATAAATGTTATGCCATGCCAAGTTCAGTTTAGAGTTCAGCTTCCACTATTGTCAATTTCATCGAGTGGAAGATAAATTCTTCAATAAAAGGTCATACAAATCTACAGAAGACCGCAAAATTAATGGAATGCAAATTTGTAGCAGTCGAACAAAACAAACCATTTCCAAAACAAAAATCACTAGGGAGATGACGTTTTTGCACACCCTATATTATGGCGTTTGTCCATTCAGTGTTCTGCTAAGGGGTTTATGGATCTAGCATATAGCTTTGAAAAGAATAAATCATGTCTAAACTGTAAATAACATATTGTAGCTGCAAACCTGGCATCAATCGCATGGATACCAAAAGAGTGTAGACATTTCAAGTAGAGAGGTGAAACTCATCAAATAGAATGCAGGACAATCCTTAGAAGGTGAACAAAAAGTGATTTTAAACATAAACTGCAGAAATCAAGATTTACAATAGATGGAATTTGGGGTTTATTGCCGCTAAAATTGGTTTATGAAAGTCTTTTAAGGGCAGTTTAGCTTCTCAATGGATTGGATGTGGAAATATTGATTATCTTGTAATGCTATATTGAGCCTTGCTTGGCATTTTATGTGCATGTATTTGTTTCATGTTCTTGTGGCAGTCTTGCATAAGTTAGCTTGATCCAACTGTTAACTTTCTCGTTTCAGAGATAAATCTCGTGAAAAACAAAGGAAACGGAACCTGCTAGCAAAGAAATCAGAAGAAAACCAAATGCCAAAGAAACGTAAAGCTGCTCCAAATAATAATCAAAGTGctgagatgaagaagaaaactgCAAAGCAGAGACGTGCTGTTCAAAGTAAAGAAGACGATGATGACTTGACCCGAGAGTATAGGCTActaaaaaagttgaaaaaaggcGCTATTGATGAGGATGAATATGCCCATTTAATGGGAGCCGATGATTTGCTTGAATGACCTGTTTCATTGTTCCATTTGATGAGTACTTAATCGAGAGATTAGCTTTTTGAGACTACACGACTTTTGAGACAAGGATGAATTAACTCGAGAGTACAGGCTACATAAGAATATAAGATGTTGAAGCAAAGGCTATTGATGAGGATGAAATGATGAATATTCCCAAAGAGAGCTGACAACTTTCTTGGTGAAGATCTACTCTTTTATGGTTTGGGGTTATGAGTAATCTTTGGCCGAGAGAAGTGTTGTTGCCTTGTTGGAGAGTGTTTAAATAGCTTGTTCTCCGATGCCAGTTATCCGACTGACGGGTTTTTAGTGTTTCTAGTAATCTTAATTAGGATTGTAgctaggggtgagcaaaaatatacgaaacg
It includes:
- the LOC141592598 gene encoding DEAD-box ATP-dependent RNA helicase 18-like, which codes for MKTTKTKTTKSKSMKTTKLAKAMKTTKSPTLAKAMKKTTAKAMKTTESPTLAKEMNNTAEDTTDDTNRALTTTPFSELVPALSDQVLEALDRCGFHFCTPVQAATIPPLLSYKDVAVDAATGSGKTLAFVVPLVEILRRFSTPLKPHKVLGVIISPTRELSIQIYNVALPFISTLPNVKTMLLVGGTEVKEDVKKIEVNGANVLIGTPGRLADIMDRMDELDFRDLEVLILDEADRLLDMGFQKQLNSIISRLPKQRRTGLFSATQTEAVEELAKAGLRNPVRVGVQVQTKSSTSKTPSGLYIEYLECEADKKSSELVDLLVKYFMTCASVDYWGVVLPRLSLLKKHPLIPLHGQMKQQAREKALASFTSLSNGALLCTDVAARGLDIPGVDCIVQYDPPQDPNVFVHRVGRTARLGKRGSAIVFLLPKEEAYAEFLRIRRVPLQERKCSDDAVDVVPQIRTAAKNDRDVMEKGLKAFVSFVHAYKKHQCSFIFRWKGLEIGKLAMGFGLLQLPSLSELKTHSLSTKEFTPAEGVKLEEIKFKDKSREKQRKRNLLAKKSEENQMPKKRKAAPNNNQSAEMKKKTAKQRRAVQSKEDDDDLTREYRLLKKLKKGAIDEDEYAHLMGADDLLE